In Colletotrichum lupini chromosome 6, complete sequence, a single window of DNA contains:
- a CDS encoding major facilitator superfamily transporter: HTIAGGRRQGDEERRETRKPRTVSLFLLNEVTSPGPSLQVLLPDYHDNRPTPDRLGCAWLYSFSALLCRETCNVHAAHTSIWNLQHSAIMGIGILESRTLDNVPGTTRYFDDPNRPQTANDSHHGLKVDASGDVPIILVPQPSDDPNDPLNWPLWKRDLITFVLSMTAIFATALGPILAANTVTIALLFRTSFTRIALLTGYFLLGVGAAAIFFVPSARVWGKRHLFILGICILVASSAWAGSVGTSYNSLLGARIVQGIGCTPFETLVNAAVGDLYFVHQRGSRMAFTNLAVFGGAFFTPIVVGKITHSIGWWWTFYLEAIFCAVCLPAVFFLCPETAYRRDIALNTDMVADSIELTDNKASYVGGPGSRSSDHEKLNPTSAPYGSGLEAVRGAGAQTPKKTFIQSLALFDGRKTDEHYWKLLLRPFPLIAQPAFLWGCLIQGTMIGWTVFIGVIVAALFLGPPYYWNEVYAGYAYVGAFVGALVGFIIAGAFSDWSAKFLTRRNNGIYEPEFRIVMVLPMFIIGSIGLYGFGVTSAGLSAREYHYSIPLVFFGFEVAGMVIGAVASSLYIVDAYRDLAIEGFTIMIIFKNIFSFGLTFSAYDWIIGGGIKPTMMAIASIQVVVCATSIPMYFYGKRIRAYFHQHDLLKLTGLR, encoded by the exons CACACCATAGCTGGGGGAAGGAGGCAAGGAGATGAGGAGAGGCGAGAGACACGGAAACCTAGAACggttagcctttttttattgAACGAGGTCACTTCACCGGGTCCCTCTCTCCAGGTTCTTCTTCCCGACTACCACGACAACCGCCCTACGCCAGACCGACTCGGTTGTGCCTGGCTCTACTCCTTCTCAGCCTTATTATGTCGTGAGACCTGCAACGTCCACGCTGCTCATACAAGTATCTGGAACCTCCAACATTCTGCCATCATGGGTATTGGCATTCTCGAGTCCAGGACTTTGGACAATGTCCCAG GGACGACGCGCTACTTCGATGATCCAAACCGTCCCCAGACAGCGAACGATTCTCACCACGGACTGAAAGTCGACGCGAGCGGCGATGTGCCCATCATTCTG GTTCCTCAACCATCCGATGACCCCAACGATCCCCTGAACTGGCCCCTTTGGAAGCGAGACCTCATCACCTTTGTTCTCTCCATGACCGCCATCTTCGCGACCGCGCTCGGCCCTATTCTCGCGGCGAATACCGTTACGATTGCCCTCCTGTTCCGTACTAGCTTCACCCGCATCGCACTTTTGACCGGATACTTCCTTCTCGGAGTTGGTGCCGCAGCCATCTTCTTTGTGCCTTCTGCCCGAGTCTGGGGCAAGCGCCATCTCTTCATTCTCGGAATATGCATCCTCGTTGCCTCTTCTGCGTGGGCGGGCTCTGTTGGCACGAGCTACAACTCGCTACTCGGTGCACGCATTGTCCAAGGTATCGGCTGTACTCCCTTCGAGACACTCGTAAATGCTGCCGTCGGTGATCTGTACTTTGTACACCAGCGCGGCTCCCGCATGGCCTTTACGAACTTGGCAGTGTTTGGCGGCGCCTTCTTCACTCCCATTGTTGTTGGCAAGATCACTCACAGCATTGGGTGGTGGTGGACGTTTTACTTGGAGGCCATCTTTTGCGCCGTGTGCCTTCCCGCCGTCTTCTTCCTTTGCCCTGAGACAGCCTACCGTCGGGACATTGCGCTCAACACGGATATGGTTGCTGACTCTATCGAACTCACTGACAACAAGGCATCTTATGTTGGCGGCCCGGGCAGCAGGTCCAGCGACCACGAGAAGCTGAACCCTACGTCAGCGCCCTATGGATCAGGCCTGGAGGCTGTCCGAGGAGCGGGAGCTCAAACTCCGAAGAAGACATTTATTCAATCGCTGGCTTTATTTGATGGTCGCAAGACGGACGAGCACTACTGGAAACTGCTTCTTCGCCCGTTCCCGCTCATCGCTCAGCCCGCCTTTCTGTGGGGATGTCTGATTCAAGGCACCATGATTGGTTGGACAGTCTTCATCGGTGTCATTGTTGCTGCCCTCTTCCTGGGGCCTCCTTACTACTGGAATGAGGTATACGCTGGATACGCCTACGTTGGTGCTTTCGTGGGAGCGCTCGTTGGCTTCATCATTGCTGGCGCTTTCTCCGACTGGAGTGCCAAGTTCTTGACTCGTCGCAACAATGGCATCTACGAACCCGAATTCCGTATTGTCATGGTTCTGCCCATGTTCATTATTGGTTCTATTGGCCTCTACGGGTTCGGCGTCACATCTGCTGGGCTTTCAGCCAGGGAATACCACTACAGCATCCCGCTCGTATTCTTCGGCTTCGAGGTTGCTGGTATGGTCATCGGGGCTGTGGCCAGCTCTCTATACATCGTCGATGCCTACCGCGACCTGGCCATCGAAGGCTTCACTATCATGATCATTTTCAAGAACATCTTCAGCTTTGGTCTTACATTCAGTGCCTATGATTGGATCATCGGGGGTGGTATCAAGCCTACAATGATGGCCATTGCCAGTATTCAGGTTGTTGTTTGTGCCACGAGTATACCAATGT ATTTCTATGGCAAACGCATCCGCGCTTACTTCCATCAACATGATCTACTGAAGTTGACTGGGTTGCGCTGA